In the Drosophila biarmipes strain raj3 chromosome X, RU_DBia_V1.1, whole genome shotgun sequence genome, one interval contains:
- the LOC108024453 gene encoding sialidase-like, whose translation MAKKTNYKLSERNLDIRADKAFVDGLLKDLSLDAGPQARGVLLDLTYTLARDKLVEAHRFTKMASRTNVSAEDLKMTGLEKDRQQSQSEDPSKRPTQPLAKPTSQNAGLSLPRLGGGAVLPTSRNYQVGVKAVLKDNNTQGAKPKQRIGVPAKPVAPAASPLVKAVLKDNGTQGAKPKQRIVKPAQPGTPSASPSVKGILMDKGNQGAKPMQGIGMPAKVVVPADAPSTTGASVENTQGAKPKRRTGKPAKSVESGVISSTFAASVENIPKDNSTQLAKPKRRIGKSAKAVEPTDTPSTSAAPKKDIQGAKPKRKTGKTAKSVAFADPPSSFSAVTPYTSAASRSSAKDIQGAKPKRRIGKQAKSVTPANTPNPSSSAASVKDNPKEKSTQGAKPKRKIGKQAKSVVPDTSSASIAFTPSTFAAGSPSRPSTSAAAFPSTPSISAAAAFPSTPSISAAAFLSTPCTPVGRPPISTPRVCKTPRIRIIHKK comes from the exons ATGGCGAAGAAAACGAACTACAAGCTGAGCGAGCGCAACTTGGACATCCGTGCGGACAAGGCGTTCGTGGACGGTCTGCTGAAGGACCTTAGCTTGGACGCTGGCCCACAGGCTCGCGGCGTTCTCCTGGACCTGACTTACA CCTTGGCAAGGGACAAGCTGGTGGAGGCCCACCGCTTCACCAAGATGGCGAGCCGCACCAACGTGAGTGCCGAGGATCTGAAGATGACGGGGCTGGAGAAGGACCGTCAGCAGAGTCAGAGCGAGGACCCGAGCAAGCGTCCCACGCAGCCCCTGGCCAAGCCCACCAGCCAGAATGCTGGCCTGTCCCTGCCGCGTTTGGGCGGGGGAGCAGTGCTGCCCACCTCGCGCAACTATCAGGTGGGCGTGAAGGCCGTTCTGAAGGACAACAACACTCAGGGGGCCAAGCCGAAGCAGAGGATCGGTGTGCCGGCTAAGCCGGTGGCTCCTGCTGCCAGTCCTTTGGTGAAGGCCGTTCTGAAGGACAATGGCACTCAAGGAGCCAAACCGAAGCAGCGGATCGTAAAGCCAGCGCAGCCGGGGACTCCTTCTGCCAGTCCTTCAGTGAAGGGCATTTTGATGGACAAAGGCAATCAAGGGGCCAAACCGATGCAGGGGATCGGTATGCCGGCCAAGGTGGTGGTACCTGCTGACGCTCCCTCTACTACCGGAGCTTCCGTGGAGAACACTCAAGGCGCCAAACCGAAGCGTAGGACCGGAAAGCCGGCCAAGTCGGTGGAATCAGGTGTCATTTCTTCCACTTTCGCTGCTTCCGTGGAGAACATTCCGAAAGACAATAGCACCCAACTGGCTAAGCCAAAGCGTAGGATCGGAAAGTCGGCTAAGGCGGTGGAGCCTACTGACACTCCTTCCACGTCTGCTGCTCCCAAGAAGGACATTCAAGGGGCCAAGCCGAAGCGTAAGACTGGGAAGACGGCTAAATCGGTGGCATTTGCCGACCCTCCTTCCAGTTTCTCGGCTGTCACTCCTTACACTTCCGCTGCTTCCAGATCTTCCGCGAAGGACATTCAAGGGGCCAAGCCGAAGCGCAGGATCGGAAAGCAGGCTAAGTCGGTGACACCTGCTAATACTCCCAACCCTTCCAGTTCCGCTGCTTCCGTGAAGGACAATCCGAAGGAAAAGAGCACCCAAGGGGCCAAACCCAAGCGCAAGATCGGAAAGCAGGCTAAGTCGGTGGTACCTGACACTTCTTCCGCTTCCATTGCTTTTACCCCATCCACTTTCGCTGCTGGCAGTCCTTCCAGGCCTTCCACTTCCGCTGCCGCCTTTCCCTCCACTCCTTCCAtttccgctgctgctgcctttcCTTCCACTCCTTCTATTTCCGCTGCTGCCTTTCTTTCCACTCCTTGCACTCCCGTTGGCCGTCCTCCAATAAGCACTCCGCGGGTCTGCAAAACGCCACGCATCAGAATTATCCATAAGAAGTAG
- the LOC108024283 gene encoding sialidase-like yields the protein MAKKTNYKLSERNLDIRADKAFVDGLLKDLSLDAGPQARGVLLDLAYTLARDKLVEAHRFTKMASRTNVSAEDLKMTGLEKDRQQSQSEDPSKRPTQPLAKPTSQNAGLSLPRLGGGAVLPTSRNYQVGVKAVLKDNNTQGAKPKQRIGVPAKPVAPAASPLVKAVLKDNGTQGAKPKQRIVKPAQPGTPSASPSVKGIFMDKGNQGAKPMQGIGMPAKVVVPADAPSTTGASVENTQGAKPKRRTGKPAKSVESGVISSTFAASVENIPKDNSTQLAKPKRRIGKSAKAVEPTDTPSTSAAPKKDIQGAKPKRKTGKTAKSVALADPPSSFSAVTPYTSDASRSSAKDIQGAKPKRRIGKQAKSVTPANTPNPSSSAASVKDNPKEKSTQGAKPKRKIGKQAKSVVPDTSSASIAVTPSTFAAGSPPRPFTSAAAFPSTPSISAAAAFPSTPSISAAAFLSTPCTPVGRPPISTPRVCKTPRIRIIHKK from the exons ATGGCGAAGAAAACGAACTACAAGCTGAGCGAGCGCAACTTGGACATCCGTGCGGACAAGGCGTTCGTGGACGGTCTGCTGAAGGACCTTAGCTTGGACGCTGGCCCACAGGCTCGCGGCGTTCTCCTGGACCTGGCTTACA CCTTGGCAAGGGACAAGCTGGTGGAGGCCCACCGCTTCACCAAGATGGCGAGCCGCACCAACGTGAGTGCCGAGGATCTGAAGATGACGGGGCTGGAGAAGGACCGTCAGCAGAGTCAGAGCGAGGACCCGAGCAAGCGTCCCACGCAGCCCCTGGCCAAGCCCACCAGCCAGAATGCTGGCCTGTCCCTGCCGCGTTTGGGCGGGGGAGCAGTGCTGCCCACCTCGCGCAACTATCAGGTGGGCGTGAAGGCCGTTCTGAAGGACAACAACACTCAGGGGGCCAAGCCGAAGCAGAGGATCGGTGTGCCGGCTAAGCCGGTGGCTCCTGCTGCCAGTCCTTTGGTGAAGGCCGTTCTGAAGGACAATGGCACTCAAGGAGCCAAACCGAAGCAGCGGATCGTAAAGCCAGCGCAGCCGGGGACTCCTTCTGCCAGTCCTTCAGTGAAGGGCATTTTTATGGACAAAGGCAATCAAGGGGCCAAACCGATGCAGGGGATCGGTATGCCGGCCAAGGTGGTGGTACCTGCTGACGCTCCCTCTACTACCGGAGCTTCCGTGGAGAACACTCAAGGCGCCAAACCGAAGCGTAGGACCGGAAAGCCGGCCAAGTCGGTGGAATCAGGTGTCATTTCTTCCACTTTCGCTGCTTCCGTGGAGAACATTCCGAAAGACAATAGCACCCAACTGGCTAAGCCAAAGCGTAGGATCGGAAAGTCGGCTAAGGCGGTGGAGCCTACTGACACTCCTTCCACGTCTGCTGCTCCCAAGAAGGACATTCAAGGGGCCAAGCCGAAGCGTAAGACTGGGAAGACGGCTAAATCGGTGGCACTTGCCGACCCTCCTTCCAGTTTCTCGGCTGTCACTCCTTACACTTCCGATGCTTCCAGATCTTCCGCGAAGGACATTCAAGGGGCCAAGCCGAAGCGCAGGATCGGAAAGCAGGCTAAGTCGGTGACACCTGCTAATACTCCCAACCCTTCCAGTTCCGCTGCTTCCGTGAAGGACAATCCGAAGGAGAAGAGCACCCAAGGGGCCAAACCGAAGCGCAAGATCGGAAAGCAGGCTAAGTCGGTGGTACCTGACACTTCTTCCGCTTCCATTGCTGTCACCCCATCCACTTTCGCTGCTGGCAGTCCTCCCAGGCCTTTCACTTCCGCTGCCGCCTTTCCCTCCACTCCTTCCAtttccgctgctgctgccttccCTTCCACTCCTTCCATTTCCGCTGCTGCCTTTCTTTCCACTCCTTGCACTCCCGTTGGCCGTCCTCCAATAAGCACTCCGCGGGTCTGCAAAACGCCACGCATCAGAATTATCCATAAGAAGTAG